A genome region from Rhodopseudomonas boonkerdii includes the following:
- the cysE gene encoding serine O-acetyltransferase yields the protein MAVQSTNPTTAKLATLDPIWDRIRNEAEDIVHREPELASFIYSTVLHHNRLEDSVVHRVAERLDHAALSGDLIRQTYNEALRDDPDIGNAFRADLVAVFDRDPATSRFIDPLLYFKGFHAIQAHRLAHWLYNKGRKDFAWYLQSRASGAFQTDINPAAKIGRGIFLDHATGFVVGETAVIEDDVSILHGVTLGGTGKENEDRHPKIRRGVLIGAGAKILGNIEVGHCARIAAGSVVVKPVPHNVTVAGVPAKIVGEAGCSEPSRTMNQMLNALGL from the coding sequence ATGGCCGTGCAGAGCACCAATCCTACCACCGCGAAACTCGCAACCCTGGATCCAATCTGGGACCGCATTCGCAACGAGGCCGAGGACATCGTCCATCGCGAGCCCGAGCTTGCGTCTTTCATATATTCGACGGTGCTGCATCACAACCGTCTCGAAGATTCGGTGGTGCATCGTGTCGCCGAGCGTCTCGATCACGCGGCGCTGTCCGGCGATCTGATCCGTCAGACCTATAACGAAGCGCTGCGCGACGATCCCGATATCGGCAACGCTTTCCGCGCGGATCTGGTCGCCGTGTTCGACCGCGATCCCGCAACGTCGCGCTTCATCGACCCGTTGCTCTATTTCAAGGGCTTTCACGCGATCCAGGCGCATCGCCTCGCGCATTGGCTCTACAACAAGGGCCGAAAAGATTTTGCGTGGTATCTGCAGAGTCGCGCTTCCGGCGCTTTCCAGACCGATATTAATCCGGCCGCGAAAATCGGCCGCGGTATTTTCCTCGATCACGCCACCGGCTTTGTCGTGGGTGAAACCGCTGTCATCGAGGACGATGTCTCGATCCTGCATGGGGTGACGCTCGGCGGCACCGGGAAGGAAAATGAGGATCGTCATCCGAAGATTCGCCGCGGCGTTCTCATCGGCGCCGGCGCCAAGATTCTGGGCAATATCGAGGTTGGCCATTGCGCGCGTATCGCCGCGGGCTCGGTCGTCGTGAAGCCAGTGCCGCATAACGTCACCGTGGCAGGTGTGCCGGCGAAAATCGTCGGGGAGGCCGGCTGTTCGGAGCCCTCGCGTACGATGAACCAGATGCTGAACGCGCTTGGTTTGTAA
- a CDS encoding FAD-dependent monooxygenase has product MRSSRTIVIAGAGIGGLTCALALAARGFHVTLLEKAELLEEVGAGLQLSPNASRVLIDLGLAPMLATKAVTPETVSIMTARSGGEVMRLPLASRAHPDAPYWLVHRADLQGALLAAVQSHPDIDLRLAAPVQDIVATDIVRVGDLEASALVGADGAWSAVRAKTFPSIQPQFSGLMAWRGTCDAANLPADLRPTGIQLWMGPRAHLVVYPMSAGTRINMVAIIPGEPLAPGWNAPGARDDIDLHFSRARWPANARAMIAAIDNWGRWPLYTMPDGGAWHSGRIALIGDAAHAMLPFAAQGAGMAIEDATTLAQCLGETESNDELPAALARYTALRRPRVTRVQRTARQQGQIYHLQGPMAFARDTVMRLLGPRRLQARQDWIYHWRL; this is encoded by the coding sequence ATGAGGTCGTCGCGCACCATCGTCATTGCTGGTGCGGGTATCGGCGGGCTGACATGTGCTCTGGCGCTGGCCGCCAGAGGCTTTCATGTTACTCTTCTCGAAAAGGCGGAGCTGCTTGAAGAAGTCGGCGCCGGCCTGCAGCTATCGCCCAACGCCAGCCGCGTCCTGATCGATCTCGGTCTCGCGCCGATGCTCGCGACCAAGGCGGTCACGCCTGAAACAGTGAGCATCATGACCGCCCGCAGCGGCGGCGAGGTGATGCGCCTGCCGCTGGCGTCGCGCGCCCATCCCGACGCCCCTTACTGGCTGGTACACCGCGCCGACCTGCAGGGTGCCCTTTTGGCAGCCGTACAAAGCCATCCGGACATCGATCTCCGCCTCGCCGCGCCCGTGCAGGACATCGTGGCAACCGACATTGTCCGTGTGGGCGATCTCGAAGCCTCCGCCCTGGTCGGCGCAGACGGCGCCTGGTCCGCGGTACGTGCAAAAACCTTCCCATCCATCCAGCCGCAATTTTCCGGTCTGATGGCATGGCGTGGCACCTGTGATGCCGCCAACCTGCCCGCCGACCTGCGCCCGACCGGCATTCAACTATGGATGGGCCCACGCGCTCATCTCGTCGTCTATCCAATGTCGGCGGGCACACGCATCAATATGGTCGCCATCATCCCCGGCGAGCCGCTCGCCCCCGGCTGGAATGCGCCCGGCGCGCGCGATGACATCGATCTGCATTTCAGCAGGGCGCGCTGGCCCGCCAATGCGCGCGCCATGATCGCCGCCATCGACAATTGGGGCCGTTGGCCGCTGTATACGATGCCCGATGGCGGCGCCTGGCACAGCGGCCGCATCGCGCTAATCGGCGACGCCGCCCATGCTATGCTGCCCTTTGCCGCGCAAGGCGCCGGCATGGCGATCGAAGATGCCACCACACTGGCGCAGTGTCTCGGCGAGACAGAGAGCAACGACGAACTTCCGGCGGCGCTGGCGCGCTATACCGCGCTCAGACGACCGCGCGTCACCCGCGTCCAGCGCACGGCCAGGCAGCAAGGGCAAATCTATCATCTGCAGGGGCCGATGGCCTTCGCCCGAGATACGGTCATGCGCCTGCTCGGCCCGCGGCGGCTGCAGGCACGGCAGGACTGGATCTATCACTGGCGGCTGTAG
- a CDS encoding zinc-finger domain-containing protein — protein sequence MSDHVVPHFHNDAGVPIIEIGSKEFMCVGANPPFDHPHVFLDLGDDNEIICPYCSTLYRYAADLGAGQARPPECVVKDKAA from the coding sequence ATGTCCGACCACGTGGTTCCGCACTTTCACAATGACGCCGGCGTTCCGATCATCGAGATCGGCTCGAAGGAGTTCATGTGCGTGGGCGCGAACCCGCCGTTCGACCATCCGCATGTCTTCCTCGATCTCGGCGACGACAACGAAATCATTTGCCCCTATTGCTCGACCCTGTATCGCTATGCCGCCGATCTCGGCGCAGGTCAGGCCCGGCCGCCTGAATGCGTGGTGAAGGACAAGGCCGCATGA
- a CDS encoding MOSC domain-containing protein: MLDIVSPKTDAAAFSWTGVVRHLHITPRAFLPMREMPELTLIAGKGIEGDRYMIGREEGFYSQKPEEGRQVTLFEYETLIALKRDHNIELGVEEHRRNVTTVGVPLTHLVGKQFWLGETLLEATRLSIPCRHIEEITGKAIFDPLINRSGLNCKILQGGTVRVGDLVRSLQ; this comes from the coding sequence ATGCTTGATATCGTGAGCCCAAAAACTGACGCTGCAGCTTTCTCGTGGACCGGCGTCGTGCGTCATCTCCACATCACGCCACGGGCCTTCCTGCCGATGCGTGAAATGCCCGAACTGACCTTGATCGCCGGCAAGGGCATCGAAGGCGATCGTTATATGATCGGCCGGGAAGAGGGGTTTTACTCGCAGAAGCCGGAGGAGGGACGGCAGGTCACGCTGTTCGAGTATGAAACGCTGATCGCGCTGAAGCGCGATCATAATATCGAGCTCGGTGTGGAGGAGCATCGCCGCAATGTGACGACCGTCGGCGTGCCGCTCACGCATCTAGTCGGAAAGCAGTTCTGGCTCGGCGAAACGCTGCTCGAGGCGACGCGGCTGTCGATTCCGTGCCGGCATATCGAGGAAATCACCGGCAAGGCGATCTTCGATCCGTTGATCAACCGCTCGGGTCTGAACTGCAAGATCCTGCAGGGCGGCACGGTGCGTGTCGGCGATCTCGTGCGGAGCCTGCAATGA
- a CDS encoding helix-turn-helix domain-containing protein, producing the protein MLDVSKNAVGFNLKQLRTAKGLTLDQLASQSELTRGYISLVERGLKTPSVNALLRLAAALEVNVTYLFDPNPTPAPRYTLFRQSEQHSPVQDDGFDLVALAASRTRKMMEPFLIRPPLKLAPRASHAGEEFLFVISGKMAIRFEDEEIILAKGDCLYFAGETPHWIRSIGKTKADVLLIVSATSPPR; encoded by the coding sequence TTGCTTGACGTCAGTAAGAATGCGGTCGGTTTCAATCTGAAGCAGTTGCGCACGGCCAAGGGCCTGACCCTCGATCAGCTCGCGAGCCAGAGCGAGTTGACGCGCGGTTATATTTCGCTGGTCGAACGCGGACTGAAAACGCCGTCGGTGAACGCCCTGCTCCGCCTTGCCGCCGCGCTCGAGGTCAACGTCACCTATCTGTTCGATCCCAATCCCACACCGGCGCCGCGCTACACGTTATTCCGCCAGAGCGAACAGCACTCGCCGGTTCAGGACGACGGTTTCGATCTGGTCGCGCTCGCCGCCAGTCGAACACGGAAGATGATGGAGCCCTTTCTCATCCGTCCGCCACTCAAATTGGCGCCCCGCGCCTCTCACGCCGGCGAGGAATTCCTGTTCGTCATCTCAGGCAAGATGGCAATCAGATTCGAAGACGAAGAGATCATTCTGGCCAAAGGCGACTGCCTGTATTTCGCAGGCGAAACACCACACTGGATCCGCAGCATCGGCAAGACGAAGGCCGATGTGCTGCTCATCGTGTCGGCCACATCGCCGCCGCGCTGA
- a CDS encoding ABC transporter substrate-binding protein, whose translation MKRRTFLAGLGATSLAGIASPAMVRAASDTPLKFGVLTDMTGLFADNGGAGSVAAAQLAIDECGGKALGKPIQLISADHLNKPDVGGNIARQWYDQEGVDVILDVPVSSVCIAVQTFAKERNKMFITSAGGSADLSGKFCSPNFIQWTYTTYALANVAGKAMLQRGGDSWFFIVADYAFGQALERDVTEVAVRGGGKSLGRAPHPINTADFSSQILTAKSSGAKVIAVANAGSDTQNVIKQAEEFGLMGGDQKMIALLLDVNDIRSVGLKSAQGLLVTSGFYWNMDDRTREFSKRYAAKMGKPPSMMQAGVYSSTLNYIKSVEAANTKDPAAVVKDLQGRTFDDAFLRNGKLRPDNLMVHDMYLAEVRKQNEVSDPYDVLKILATVKSEEAFPPLSASVCPMVTAKK comes from the coding sequence ATGAAGCGTCGTACGTTCTTGGCTGGTCTCGGGGCTACCAGCCTCGCGGGCATCGCATCGCCGGCCATGGTCCGCGCAGCGAGCGATACCCCGCTGAAATTCGGCGTGCTCACCGACATGACGGGTCTGTTCGCCGACAATGGCGGCGCAGGCTCCGTTGCTGCAGCTCAGCTTGCCATCGACGAATGCGGCGGCAAGGCGCTCGGCAAGCCGATCCAGCTGATCTCCGCGGATCATCTCAACAAACCCGATGTCGGCGGCAATATCGCGCGCCAGTGGTACGATCAGGAGGGCGTCGACGTCATTCTCGATGTGCCGGTGTCGTCGGTCTGTATTGCGGTGCAGACTTTCGCCAAGGAACGCAACAAGATGTTTATCACATCTGCCGGCGGCTCCGCGGATCTGAGCGGAAAATTCTGTTCGCCGAATTTCATCCAGTGGACCTACACGACCTATGCGCTCGCCAATGTCGCGGGGAAGGCGATGCTTCAGCGCGGCGGCGACAGCTGGTTCTTTATCGTCGCCGACTATGCGTTCGGCCAGGCGCTGGAACGCGACGTCACCGAAGTCGCCGTGAGGGGTGGCGGCAAGTCGCTCGGCCGCGCGCCGCATCCGATCAATACGGCGGATTTCTCCTCGCAGATTCTGACGGCGAAATCATCGGGCGCCAAGGTAATCGCCGTTGCCAATGCCGGCAGCGATACCCAGAACGTCATCAAACAGGCCGAGGAGTTCGGCCTGATGGGCGGCGATCAGAAGATGATCGCGCTGCTGCTTGATGTGAACGACATCCGCAGCGTCGGCCTGAAGAGCGCGCAGGGACTGCTGGTGACGTCGGGCTTCTACTGGAACATGGACGATCGGACGCGCGAATTCTCCAAGCGCTATGCGGCCAAGATGGGCAAGCCGCCGAGCATGATGCAGGCCGGCGTCTATTCATCGACGCTGAACTACATCAAGTCGGTGGAAGCGGCCAACACCAAGGATCCCGCGGCGGTGGTGAAGGACCTGCAGGGCCGCACCTTTGACGATGCATTCCTGCGCAACGGCAAGCTGCGTCCGGACAATCTGATGGTCCATGACATGTATCTGGCCGAGGTGAGGAAGCAGAACGAGGTCAGCGATCCCTATGACGTGCTGAAGATCCTCGCGACCGTGAAGAGCGAGGAAGCCTTCCCGCCGTTGTCGGCAAGCGTATGCCCGATGGTGACGGCGAAGAAGTAG
- the pdxA gene encoding 4-hydroxythreonine-4-phosphate dehydrogenase PdxA, producing MTRPTIAITMGDPAGIGPEVIMKALAQPEAQALCNMLVIGDAGRLRQAGKIVGTSLDVDSLVDAKDANFTSKNVQCVDLKIVPEDLPFGQMSPVAGEAAYRYIERAVQVVQAGLAQGICTAPLSKEALHAAGHKYPGHTELLAHLTGTPEVSMMLVSPKLRVIHVTTHIGLIDAIRKIEPGLVERVITRGHDVLVKAGIKTPKIGVCAINPHAGENGLFGYGEEAEKITPAVEACQKKGWDVRGPLPADTLFFLAGRGDYDMVVAMYHDQGHGPIKVLGLESGVNITVGLPVIRTSVDHGTAFDIAGKGIADERSLIEALRQAVDLAPGAKPA from the coding sequence ATGACCCGTCCGACCATTGCGATCACCATGGGCGATCCGGCCGGCATCGGCCCCGAAGTGATCATGAAGGCGTTGGCGCAGCCGGAAGCGCAGGCGCTGTGCAACATGCTGGTGATCGGCGATGCCGGCCGCCTGCGTCAGGCTGGCAAGATCGTCGGCACGTCGCTCGACGTCGATTCTCTGGTCGACGCGAAGGATGCGAATTTCACGTCGAAGAACGTGCAGTGCGTCGATCTGAAGATCGTGCCCGAAGACCTGCCGTTCGGTCAGATGTCGCCGGTGGCTGGTGAAGCCGCCTATCGCTACATCGAAAGGGCCGTGCAGGTGGTGCAGGCCGGGCTTGCCCAGGGCATCTGCACCGCGCCGCTGTCGAAGGAAGCGCTGCATGCGGCCGGCCACAAATATCCCGGTCACACCGAGCTGCTCGCGCACCTCACCGGCACGCCGGAAGTGTCCATGATGCTGGTCTCGCCGAAATTGCGCGTCATTCACGTGACCACGCATATCGGGCTGATCGACGCCATCCGGAAGATCGAGCCGGGGCTGGTCGAGCGCGTGATCACGCGCGGCCACGATGTACTGGTGAAGGCAGGGATCAAGACCCCGAAGATCGGCGTCTGCGCCATCAATCCGCATGCCGGTGAGAACGGCCTGTTCGGCTATGGTGAGGAGGCGGAGAAGATCACGCCCGCCGTGGAGGCCTGCCAGAAAAAGGGGTGGGACGTGCGCGGCCCGCTGCCAGCCGATACGCTGTTCTTCCTCGCCGGCCGCGGCGACTACGACATGGTGGTCGCCATGTATCACGATCAGGGTCACGGGCCGATCAAGGTGCTCGGCCTCGAATCCGGCGTGAACATCACGGTTGGTTTGCCGGTGATCCGCACCTCGGTGGATCACGGCACTGCTTTCGATATCGCCGGCAAGGGCATTGCCGACGAGCGCAGCCTGATCGAGGCGCTGCGTCAGGCGGTGGATCTGGCGCCGGGCGCCAAGCCGGCTTGA
- a CDS encoding DeoR/GlpR family DNA-binding transcription regulator, giving the protein MSMRSKERRARLLDALNAGEIDVDDLARRFDVSASTVRRDLQFLSRNNHVRRTYGGAILAGHVAEATLDQRIAVQGKAKQAIAQAAADLVKDGETLILDAGSTVAAFGRLLLQRKLRIITNNLALLPFLAKAPGIELIVLGGAIRATSMSTMGPLAAEALRRMTADRAIMSADGVVNGRGLCEADLEQVALKSLMMQQAKDVIVLADAGKLGRAEQDAWAPLPPHWTLVTDGDAPNNQRAMFAASGARVVVAG; this is encoded by the coding sequence ATGTCGATGCGGAGCAAAGAACGGCGAGCGCGCCTGCTCGATGCGTTGAATGCGGGCGAGATCGACGTCGATGATCTCGCCCGTCGCTTCGACGTCTCTGCCTCTACCGTTCGCCGCGACCTGCAGTTTCTTTCCAGGAACAATCATGTGCGTCGCACCTATGGCGGCGCCATCTTGGCCGGGCATGTCGCCGAGGCGACGCTCGATCAGCGGATTGCCGTGCAGGGCAAGGCCAAGCAGGCGATCGCTCAGGCAGCAGCCGATCTCGTCAAGGACGGAGAGACGCTGATCCTCGATGCCGGCTCCACGGTGGCCGCCTTCGGCCGGCTGCTGCTGCAGCGCAAGCTGCGTATCATCACCAACAATCTCGCGCTGCTGCCTTTCCTCGCCAAAGCGCCGGGCATCGAACTGATCGTGCTCGGCGGCGCGATCCGTGCCACCAGCATGAGCACCATGGGGCCGCTTGCGGCCGAAGCGCTGCGCCGCATGACGGCGGATCGCGCCATCATGAGCGCCGACGGTGTCGTCAACGGACGCGGCCTGTGCGAGGCCGATCTCGAACAGGTCGCGCTGAAATCACTGATGATGCAGCAGGCGAAGGATGTGATCGTGCTGGCCGATGCCGGTAAGCTCGGCCGCGCCGAGCAGGACGCCTGGGCACCGCTGCCGCCGCACTGGACGCTGGTGACCGATGGCGACGCGCCGAACAATCAACGGGCGATGTTCGCTGCCAGTGGCGCAAGAGTCGTGGTGGCAGGATAA
- a CDS encoding MFS transporter has product MTVAEDFHAATTIKGPDDAAAMRKIVWSSVIGTAVEWYDFLIYGAATALVFNKIFFATGDAASAVIAAFGTYAVGFLARPLGAAIFGHYGDRVGRKAMLAITIMVMGIGTFAIGLLPTYAQIGIAAPILLIVLRFMQGIGLGGEWGGAVLMVVENCPTHKRGFLGSMVQVGNPVGNLAAIGMFALVSQLPEEQFMSYGWRIPFLLSILLVGVGLWIRMSMEETPAFRALKAKNEVAKMPIVDIFKYHRKPFFTAVGLKISEIAYASIAGVFIMSYATTKLGLSRTLVLNGVFIASFVALFSIPFFGWLSDKVGRKTMFYASCLFSAAFAFPMFWLLDTRDPAIVILTIVVAISFGQMVMFGIGAPWYSELFTAKLRYSGASLGFQVGAAISGGFSPLIAASLMAWAGATWPVSLFLIFCACVTATATWFAPEMANKELT; this is encoded by the coding sequence ATGACCGTCGCTGAAGATTTTCACGCAGCCACAACAATTAAGGGGCCCGACGATGCCGCGGCCATGCGCAAGATCGTCTGGTCGAGCGTCATCGGCACCGCCGTCGAGTGGTATGACTTCCTGATCTATGGCGCGGCAACCGCGCTGGTCTTCAACAAAATCTTCTTCGCGACGGGCGATGCAGCGTCGGCTGTCATCGCAGCCTTCGGCACCTATGCGGTCGGCTTTCTCGCGCGTCCGCTTGGTGCGGCGATTTTCGGTCACTACGGCGACCGTGTCGGCCGCAAGGCGATGCTTGCTATCACGATCATGGTGATGGGTATCGGCACATTCGCCATCGGCCTGCTGCCGACCTATGCGCAGATCGGCATCGCGGCGCCGATCCTTTTGATCGTTTTGCGTTTCATGCAGGGCATCGGTCTTGGCGGCGAATGGGGCGGTGCGGTGCTGATGGTGGTGGAGAATTGCCCGACCCATAAACGCGGTTTTCTCGGCAGCATGGTTCAGGTGGGCAATCCCGTCGGCAATCTCGCGGCCATCGGCATGTTCGCGCTGGTCTCGCAGCTGCCGGAGGAACAGTTCATGAGCTATGGCTGGCGCATTCCGTTCCTGCTCTCGATCCTGCTGGTCGGTGTCGGCCTGTGGATCCGCATGAGCATGGAGGAGACCCCGGCCTTCCGCGCGCTCAAGGCCAAGAATGAAGTCGCGAAGATGCCGATCGTCGACATCTTCAAATATCACCGCAAGCCGTTTTTCACCGCGGTCGGCCTGAAGATCTCGGAAATCGCCTATGCCTCCATCGCCGGCGTGTTCATCATGTCCTATGCGACCACCAAACTCGGCTTGTCGCGTACGCTGGTCCTGAATGGCGTCTTCATTGCTTCCTTCGTTGCGCTGTTTTCGATTCCGTTCTTCGGCTGGCTGTCGGACAAGGTCGGCCGCAAGACAATGTTCTATGCGAGCTGCCTGTTCTCGGCCGCTTTCGCGTTCCCGATGTTCTGGTTGCTCGACACCCGCGATCCCGCGATCGTGATCCTCACCATCGTGGTGGCGATCTCGTTCGGCCAGATGGTGATGTTCGGCATCGGTGCGCCCTGGTATTCGGAACTGTTCACCGCAAAGCTGCGCTATAGTGGGGCCTCGCTCGGCTTCCAGGTGGGAGCAGCCATCAGCGGTGGCTTCAGCCCGTTGATCGCGGCATCGCTGATGGCCTGGGCTGGTGCCACCTGGCCGGTGTCACTGTTCCTGATCTTCTGTGCGTGCGTCACCGCAACGGCCACCTGGTTCGCGCCGGAGATGGCGAACAAGGAGCTGACCTGA
- a CDS encoding PDR/VanB family oxidoreductase, whose protein sequence is MTAVPVITVKTVVDRIADGGAGIKLFTLVDPDRWELPPFKPGAHIDLHLANGMIRTYSLCNDPADNARYIFAVKREANGRGGSVHLHDEVREGDAIGVSLPRGGLQLAPHLSRFVFVAGGIGVTPFLSAAAQLRRTGRDAFTLHMITRGPPPLADLLALMIDSGHAVVHDTAVTGRPDIAALVGLAATDTGIGCCGPETMISDFEQAACGWSAEHVHVERFVAPPLPVDPQARPYTLVLARSGRDIAVGAGESMLQALTTLGVDVPTSCCGGICGACRVGWLEGEPVHRDRALSPAERTRSLLVCVAGSASERLVLDL, encoded by the coding sequence ATGACGGCAGTGCCGGTCATCACGGTCAAGACGGTGGTGGACCGCATCGCGGATGGCGGTGCGGGCATCAAGCTGTTCACGCTGGTGGATCCGGATCGCTGGGAGCTGCCGCCGTTCAAGCCCGGTGCGCATATCGATCTGCATCTGGCAAACGGGATGATCCGTACTTATTCGCTGTGCAATGATCCTGCCGACAACGCGCGCTATATCTTTGCCGTGAAGCGCGAGGCGAATGGACGCGGAGGCTCGGTCCATTTGCATGATGAGGTGAGGGAGGGCGACGCCATCGGCGTGTCCCTGCCGCGTGGTGGATTGCAACTCGCGCCGCATCTGTCGCGCTTCGTCTTCGTGGCCGGAGGCATCGGCGTCACGCCGTTTCTATCGGCCGCGGCGCAACTCCGCCGAACCGGGCGCGATGCCTTTACGCTGCATATGATCACCCGTGGTCCGCCGCCGCTGGCCGATCTGCTCGCGTTGATGATCGACAGCGGCCATGCAGTTGTCCACGATACGGCGGTCACCGGGCGGCCCGACATCGCCGCATTGGTCGGCCTTGCGGCAACGGATACAGGCATCGGTTGCTGTGGCCCGGAAACCATGATCAGCGATTTCGAACAGGCGGCATGCGGCTGGTCTGCGGAGCATGTTCATGTCGAGCGCTTCGTCGCCCCGCCGCTGCCGGTCGATCCGCAGGCGCGTCCCTACACGCTGGTGCTTGCGCGTTCGGGGCGTGACATTGCCGTCGGTGCCGGCGAGAGCATGTTGCAGGCGCTGACGACGCTCGGTGTTGACGTGCCGACCTCCTGCTGTGGCGGCATCTGCGGCGCTTGCAGGGTCGGTTGGCTCGAAGGCGAGCCGGTTCATCGCGATCGGGCGTTATCTCCAGCAGAACGCACGCGCAGTTTGCTGGTTTGTGTCGCAGGCTCAGCCAGCGAGCGATTGGTGCTCGATCTCTAA
- a CDS encoding alpha/beta fold hydrolase, which produces MPSFHNGAVEISYLDEGEGEPIVLVHGFASSKNVNWVYPTWVSELKKHGRRVIALDNRGHGDSTKLYDSEQYGIGTMAADVRALLKHLNIERTDMMGYSMGGRITAYIAYSHPEVLRCAILGGIGIGLIKGGGPGENVATALEAASIDDVTDPMGKTFRAFADQTRSDRRALAACLRGSRRLMTYEEAGAIKIPVLIAVGTTDDVAGSAHDLEKVIPGSEVLDIPNRDHMRAVGDRVYKEGVLDFLSRQS; this is translated from the coding sequence ATGCCGAGCTTTCACAACGGCGCAGTCGAAATCTCTTATCTCGATGAAGGCGAGGGCGAGCCCATCGTGCTCGTGCATGGCTTCGCATCGAGCAAGAACGTCAACTGGGTGTATCCGACCTGGGTGTCCGAGCTGAAGAAGCATGGCCGTCGCGTCATCGCTCTCGACAATCGCGGTCATGGCGATTCCACCAAGCTCTACGATTCCGAACAATACGGCATCGGCACGATGGCTGCGGATGTACGCGCGCTGCTGAAGCACTTGAACATCGAGCGTACCGACATGATGGGTTATTCCATGGGCGGGCGCATCACTGCCTATATCGCCTACAGCCATCCGGAAGTGCTGCGCTGCGCGATCCTCGGCGGCATCGGCATCGGCCTTATCAAGGGCGGCGGTCCCGGCGAGAATGTCGCCACGGCCCTCGAAGCTGCATCGATAGACGACGTGACCGATCCCATGGGCAAGACCTTCCGTGCCTTCGCCGACCAGACGCGCTCGGATCGTCGTGCGCTTGCGGCGTGCCTGCGCGGCTCGCGCCGGTTGATGACCTATGAAGAAGCTGGCGCCATCAAGATACCGGTGCTGATCGCCGTCGGCACCACCGACGATGTCGCTGGCTCCGCGCATGATCTCGAAAAGGTGATTCCGGGCTCGGAAGTGCTCGATATCCCCAATCGCGACCATATGCGCGCGGTCGGCGATCGCGTCTACAAGGAAGGCGTGCTCGATTTCCTGTCGCGGCAGAGCTGA
- a CDS encoding twin-arginine translocation pathway signal produces MASLLLAVQLGGCASMGDGALSGAFVDPSIYDLTDCPQLEAERKRLQTRTAELQGLIDKAQTGAAGSVVGELAYRNDYISTRAQAKLADEQWQKNKCVASPAPPAPAPAAPAKRSRGH; encoded by the coding sequence GTGGCTTCGCTGTTGCTCGCCGTCCAGCTTGGCGGCTGCGCTAGCATGGGGGACGGCGCGTTGTCCGGGGCGTTCGTCGATCCGTCGATCTACGATCTGACAGACTGCCCGCAGCTGGAAGCCGAACGCAAGCGGCTGCAGACGCGGACCGCCGAGTTGCAAGGACTGATCGACAAGGCGCAGACTGGCGCTGCCGGGAGCGTGGTCGGCGAACTCGCCTATCGCAACGATTACATCTCGACCCGCGCCCAGGCCAAGCTCGCCGATGAGCAATGGCAGAAGAACAAATGCGTAGCCTCCCCGGCGCCGCCAGCACCAGCGCCCGCGGCACCTGCCAAGCGGTCTCGCGGGCATTGA
- a CDS encoding DUF3126 family protein: MDVQEVRKLDAYLKRVFGNPKIRVVPRPKKDDSAEVYIGEEFVGVLFVDDEDDDRSFQFQMAILEEDLADSE; encoded by the coding sequence GTGGACGTTCAGGAAGTCAGAAAGCTCGACGCCTATCTCAAGCGCGTATTCGGCAATCCGAAGATTCGCGTCGTGCCGCGCCCGAAGAAGGACGACTCTGCGGAAGTCTATATCGGCGAGGAATTCGTCGGTGTGCTGTTCGTCGACGACGAGGATGACGATCGCTCCTTCCAGTTTCAAATGGCGATTCTGGAAGAAGATCTCGCTGACAGCGAGTAA